A single genomic interval of Paracoccus aestuarii harbors:
- a CDS encoding carbon starvation protein A, with amino-acid sequence MNSLVLIAVGLLGILSGWFFYSRFIAARIYQLDAQFRTPAHEFRDGVDFVPTNRYVLWGHHFTSVAGAAPIVGPAIAVIWGWGPAFLWVVLGTIFFAGVHDMGALWASVRNRGQSIGGLSEKLLGSRARWMFMLIMFLVLLMVNAAFATVITNLLIQFPTAVIPVWGAIVVAIGIGQLLYRAQVGLLWPTIIGVGLLYGLILLGNAVPVALPAEIFGLSDRVVWVLLLFLYAGIASTLPVWMLLQPRDYINGIQLFVALGIIYAAALLSAPTVVVPFINDQVPAGTPPIAPLLFVTIACGAISGFHGLVSSGTSSKQLDRETDARLVGYGGAVGEGMLALAAIVCATAGFATLADWQAVYTNFGAGSVGAFVTGGANIVSQGLGIPAGLAATILTVTAALFAGTTMDTGVRLQRYVIQETGAITGIAALKNGTLATLLAIGFCLAIAFGAASDGTGGMVIWPLFGTSNQLLASLTLLMVTVILARLGRPVVFTLVPLVLVLTMAIYALLLQIGTFLGDQNWTLAIMALFILGAAIMVGISAVTALRQTGFSLLAHRHPAE; translated from the coding sequence ATGAATTCACTGGTGCTGATCGCGGTCGGCCTGCTGGGCATCCTGTCGGGCTGGTTTTTCTATTCGCGCTTCATCGCGGCGCGCATCTATCAGCTGGACGCCCAGTTCCGCACCCCCGCCCATGAGTTCCGCGACGGCGTCGATTTCGTGCCGACCAACCGCTATGTTCTCTGGGGGCACCATTTCACCTCGGTCGCGGGGGCGGCGCCTATCGTGGGGCCGGCCATCGCGGTGATCTGGGGCTGGGGGCCGGCCTTCCTGTGGGTGGTGCTGGGGACGATCTTCTTCGCCGGCGTGCATGACATGGGGGCGCTCTGGGCCTCGGTGCGCAATCGCGGGCAATCCATCGGCGGCCTGAGCGAGAAGCTGCTGGGCAGCCGGGCGCGCTGGATGTTCATGCTGATCATGTTCCTGGTGCTGCTGATGGTGAATGCGGCCTTCGCCACCGTCATCACCAACCTGCTGATCCAGTTCCCGACCGCGGTGATCCCGGTCTGGGGGGCGATCGTGGTGGCGATTGGCATCGGCCAGCTGCTCTATCGCGCGCAGGTGGGGCTGCTCTGGCCCACGATCATCGGGGTCGGACTGCTCTATGGGCTGATCCTGCTGGGCAATGCCGTGCCCGTGGCCCTGCCGGCCGAGATCTTCGGGCTGAGCGACCGGGTGGTCTGGGTGCTGCTGCTGTTCCTCTATGCGGGGATCGCGTCGACCCTGCCGGTCTGGATGCTGCTGCAGCCGCGCGACTACATCAACGGCATCCAGCTGTTCGTGGCGCTCGGGATCATCTATGCGGCGGCGCTGCTGTCGGCGCCGACGGTCGTGGTGCCCTTCATCAACGACCAGGTCCCGGCGGGCACGCCGCCCATCGCGCCGTTGCTGTTCGTGACCATCGCCTGCGGGGCGATCTCCGGGTTTCACGGGCTGGTCTCGTCGGGGACCAGCTCCAAGCAGCTGGACCGCGAGACCGACGCCCGGCTGGTCGGCTATGGCGGCGCCGTGGGCGAGGGGATGCTGGCCTTGGCCGCCATCGTCTGCGCGACCGCGGGCTTTGCCACCTTGGCCGACTGGCAGGCGGTCTATACCAATTTCGGCGCGGGCAGCGTGGGCGCCTTCGTGACCGGCGGGGCCAACATCGTCTCGCAGGGCCTGGGCATCCCCGCCGGGCTGGCCGCGACCATCCTGACGGTGACGGCGGCGCTGTTCGCGGGAACGACCATGGATACCGGCGTGCGCCTGCAGCGCTATGTCATCCAGGAGACGGGGGCCATCACCGGCATCGCCGCCTTGAAGAACGGCACGCTGGCCACGCTGCTGGCGATCGGCTTCTGCCTGGCGATCGCCTTCGGCGCGGCCTCGGACGGGACGGGGGGCATGGTGATCTGGCCGCTCTTCGGGACGTCGAACCAGCTGCTGGCCTCGCTGACGCTGTTGATGGTGACGGTGATCCTGGCGCGGCTCGGGCGGCCGGTGGTCTTCACGCTGGTGCCCTTGGTGCTGGTCCTGACCATGGCGATCTATGCGCTGCTGCTGCAGATCGGGACCTTCCTCGGGGATCAGAACTGGACCTTGGCGATCATGGCGCTGTTCATCCTGGGCGCGGCGATCATGGTCGGCATCTCGGCCGTCACCGCGCTGCGCCAGACGGGCTTTTCGCTGCTGGCCCACCGGCACCCCGCCGAATGA
- a CDS encoding cory-CC-star protein, producing MSWRAITEGLAEYYRAPYRQAMAREARDRDDLFRLLVLSEALGIPNPAAPYTLELMPLVWDDFHDWHRRMGMPHSPLDHIRCC from the coding sequence ATGAGCTGGCGCGCCATCACCGAGGGGCTGGCGGAATATTACCGCGCCCCCTATCGCCAGGCCATGGCGCGCGAGGCGCGGGACCGCGACGACCTGTTCCGCCTGCTGGTCCTGTCCGAGGCGTTGGGGATTCCCAATCCCGCCGCCCCCTACACGCTGGAGCTGATGCCCCTGGTCTGGGACGATTTCCACGACTGGCACCGGCGCATGGGGATGCCGCATTCGCCGCTGGACCATATCCGATGCTGCTGA
- a CDS encoding ArsA family ATPase — MLLSLLERRGLIFFGGKGGVGKTTLSAMAALALARQGRRVCLVSTDPAHNLGHLFERPVGPHPVAIAPNLTAIELDPEATVTAHLDQVAGFLSEVMPRGGRAEIDRHLSRARHAPGMAEAALLDRIADLAQGIGRDHDHLVLDTAPTGHTLTLLSLPEMMTAWTDGMIANRVQAERFSASARAMVTGSTGEDPRAAAIRQTLGRRRERLAGLRDHITDPDRAGFVAVTTPERMPVQETLALGRALDQAGIPLAGIVVNRVPAEHAPDAIAARLAPLTRAWPRLPLTRVPQTPQEPSGIDALQALSAVLAGGPA; from the coding sequence ATGCTGCTGAGCCTGCTGGAACGGCGGGGGCTGATCTTCTTCGGCGGCAAGGGCGGGGTCGGCAAGACCACCCTGTCGGCCATGGCCGCCCTGGCCCTGGCGCGACAGGGGCGGCGGGTGTGCCTGGTCTCGACCGATCCGGCGCATAATCTCGGGCATCTGTTCGAACGTCCGGTCGGGCCGCATCCGGTCGCCATCGCCCCGAACCTGACCGCGATCGAGCTGGACCCGGAGGCCACCGTCACCGCCCATCTGGACCAGGTCGCGGGGTTTCTGTCCGAGGTCATGCCCCGCGGCGGCCGGGCCGAGATCGACCGCCACCTGTCGCGCGCCCGCCACGCCCCCGGCATGGCCGAGGCCGCGCTGCTGGACCGCATCGCCGATCTGGCCCAAGGCATAGGGCGCGACCATGACCATCTGGTCCTGGACACCGCGCCCACCGGCCATACCCTGACCCTGCTGTCCCTGCCCGAGATGATGACCGCCTGGACCGATGGCATGATCGCGAACCGCGTGCAGGCGGAACGATTTTCCGCCAGCGCCCGCGCCATGGTCACCGGCAGCACCGGCGAGGACCCCCGCGCCGCCGCCATCCGCCAGACCCTGGGGCGCCGCCGGGAACGGCTGGCGGGTCTTCGCGACCATATCACGGACCCGGACCGGGCGGGCTTCGTCGCGGTGACCACGCCCGAACGCATGCCCGTCCAGGAAACGCTGGCTTTGGGCCGGGCGCTGGATCAGGCGGGCATCCCCTTGGCGGGCATCGTCGTGAACCGCGTTCCCGCCGAACACGCGCCCGACGCCATCGCCGCGCGCTTGGCACCGCTGACCCGGGCCTGGCCGCGCCTGCCCCTGACCCGCGTGCCCCAGACCCCCCAGGAACCTTCGGGCATCGACGCGCTGCAGGCGCTGTCCGCCGTGCTGGCGGGCGGACCAGCATAA
- a CDS encoding FAD/NAD(P)-binding protein, with protein MTRRTIAIVGSGPTGIYTLRHLLDTATPLEVTLFERGPRAGIGQPYSPDSVSAPMLANIASIEIPPVLDPYLDWLRDQPDAVLAEFGLERDALHDRLFTPRLLLGRYYRDQLLAMTRRARAAGHRITIREGTEVTDIRADDRGLWLSDSAGGPARPFDRVILATGHQFPDADEATRSYFPSPWSGLIQARIPAARVGIMGTSLSAIDAAMAVVTQHGRFRRDGDDLAFDLDPGSADLRIVLMSRSGILPEADFYCPIPYEPLSIATAPALAACLQGPAPLDAAFDLVRAEIMQADPAFALRIGLGGLDADSFADAYFAARQAADPFRWARRNLAEVERNKADRVTVAWRYALLRLHEAVEEIVPDLPDADRDRFDAGLKKVFVDNYAAVPSESIRRLLALRDAGILSLQTLGTDYDLTREGAQTVIDHHDRTERFAVFIDARGQKALSSANLPFPALRAALAAAGQDIPEVAEDYGLMDAGAFTGRLCLAALPYLMHDRPFVQGITACDDIARAIAAGMATRRRRRLTLVG; from the coding sequence ATGACCCGCCGCACAATCGCCATCGTCGGCAGCGGACCGACCGGCATCTATACCCTCAGACATCTGCTGGACACGGCCACCCCCCTGGAGGTGACGCTGTTTGAGCGCGGCCCCCGCGCGGGCATCGGCCAGCCCTATTCCCCCGACAGCGTCAGCGCCCCCATGCTGGCCAATATCGCCAGCATCGAGATCCCGCCCGTGCTGGACCCCTATCTGGACTGGCTGCGCGACCAGCCCGATGCGGTTCTGGCCGAATTCGGGCTGGAACGCGACGCCCTGCATGACCGGCTGTTCACGCCGCGCCTGCTGCTGGGCCGCTATTACCGCGACCAGCTGCTGGCGATGACCCGGCGCGCCCGCGCCGCGGGCCATCGCATCACCATCCGCGAAGGAACCGAGGTCACCGACATCCGGGCCGACGATCGCGGCCTTTGGCTGAGCGATTCCGCGGGCGGCCCGGCGCGGCCCTTCGACCGGGTGATCCTGGCCACCGGCCATCAGTTCCCCGACGCGGACGAGGCCACCCGCAGCTATTTCCCCAGCCCCTGGTCCGGGCTGATCCAGGCCCGCATCCCCGCCGCGCGGGTGGGGATCATGGGCACATCGCTCAGCGCGATCGACGCGGCCATGGCGGTGGTGACCCAGCATGGCCGGTTCCGGCGCGACGGCGACGATCTGGCCTTCGACCTGGACCCCGGCTCGGCCGATCTGCGCATCGTGCTGATGTCGCGCAGCGGCATCCTGCCCGAGGCGGATTTCTACTGCCCCATCCCCTACGAGCCGCTGAGCATCGCCACCGCCCCCGCCCTGGCCGCCTGCCTGCAGGGCCCGGCGCCCCTGGATGCGGCCTTCGACCTGGTCCGGGCCGAGATCATGCAGGCCGACCCCGCCTTTGCCCTCCGCATCGGCCTGGGGGGGCTGGATGCGGACAGCTTCGCGGATGCCTATTTCGCCGCGCGCCAGGCCGCCGACCCCTTCCGTTGGGCGCGCCGCAACCTGGCCGAGGTCGAACGCAACAAGGCCGACCGGGTGACCGTCGCCTGGCGCTATGCCCTGCTGCGCCTGCACGAGGCCGTCGAGGAGATCGTCCCCGACCTGCCCGATGCCGATCGCGACCGCTTCGATGCGGGGCTAAAGAAGGTCTTCGTCGACAATTACGCCGCCGTGCCCTCCGAATCGATCCGCCGCCTGCTGGCGCTGCGCGATGCGGGGATCCTGTCGCTGCAGACCTTGGGCACCGATTACGACCTGACCCGCGAGGGCGCGCAGACCGTCATCGACCACCATGACCGGACCGAGCGTTTCGCCGTCTTCATCGACGCGCGCGGGCAGAAGGCCCTGAGCTCGGCCAACTTGCCCTTCCCCGCCCTGCGCGCGGCCTTGGCGGCGGCGGGACAGGACATCCCGGAGGTGGCCGAGGATTACGGGTTGATGGATGCGGGCGCCTTCACCGGGCGGCTCTGCCTCGCCGCGCTGCCTTACCTGATGCATGACCGGCCTTTCGTGCAGGGCATCACCGCCTGCGACGACATCGCCCGCGCCATCGCCGCCGGAATGGCCACCAGACGGCGGCGGCGC